A window of Desulfuromonas sp. contains these coding sequences:
- a CDS encoding trypsin-like peptidase domain-containing protein produces the protein MWSVVAVFTIAAAWVEPAAAAGRRTPVVEAVEKAGPAVVNIRTEQTVKRSSSPLFGFADPFFEEFFRGLAPPKVYKTESLGSGVIIDGAGHILTNAHVIEKASHIYVAQPGGEKELEARLIGRDELLDLAVLQVEGGRDLPYLPPARSDDLMVGETVIAIGNPLGLGHSITTGVVSARDRRIPTGEGNFSVFIQTDALINPGNSGGPLINIEGELIGINTAIARQAQGIGFAIPIDTAKRVVDDLIAYGGVRQAFLGVVPGPVGKAFARAQGRAGVLVNRVEPGSPAATAGLEVADVIVAIDGNPVGSPEEFRALLRTYTPGDRLQVNLLRGTRETEAIVRLSSVPDGYGLSYGERVFGLVVRGGREGVVVSRVVPGSGADAVGILRGDLVAEVAGERLAAVEDFDRLVAKNAGREPLEFLIVRGSRGYYVKLP, from the coding sequence TTGTGGTCGGTCGTTGCGGTTTTCACGATCGCGGCCGCCTGGGTGGAGCCCGCGGCCGCCGCCGGGCGGCGAACCCCCGTGGTGGAGGCCGTGGAGAAGGCCGGACCCGCAGTGGTCAACATTCGTACCGAGCAGACGGTCAAACGGAGCTCCTCGCCCTTGTTCGGCTTTGCCGACCCGTTCTTCGAAGAATTTTTCCGGGGCCTGGCGCCCCCGAAGGTCTACAAGACCGAGTCTCTCGGCAGCGGGGTGATCATCGACGGGGCCGGGCACATCCTGACCAATGCCCATGTCATCGAAAAGGCCTCGCACATCTATGTCGCTCAACCCGGCGGTGAAAAGGAACTGGAGGCCCGGCTCATCGGCAGGGACGAACTCCTCGACCTTGCGGTTCTTCAGGTCGAGGGGGGAAGGGACCTCCCTTACCTGCCTCCGGCCCGTTCCGACGACCTGATGGTCGGAGAGACGGTCATCGCCATCGGCAACCCTCTCGGGCTCGGGCATTCCATTACTACCGGGGTGGTGAGCGCCAGGGACCGGCGCATACCGACCGGGGAAGGAAATTTCTCGGTCTTCATCCAGACCGATGCGCTGATCAACCCGGGCAACTCGGGGGGACCCCTGATCAATATCGAGGGCGAACTGATCGGAATCAACACGGCCATCGCCCGGCAGGCACAGGGGATCGGCTTCGCCATCCCCATCGACACCGCCAAACGGGTGGTGGATGATCTTATTGCCTACGGAGGAGTGCGTCAGGCCTTTCTCGGGGTGGTCCCGGGACCGGTCGGAAAGGCTTTCGCCAGGGCCCAGGGGCGGGCGGGAGTGCTGGTCAACCGGGTCGAGCCGGGTTCGCCGGCGGCAACCGCCGGTCTGGAAGTCGCCGACGTCATCGTCGCCATCGACGGCAACCCGGTCGGTTCCCCCGAGGAATTTCGCGCCCTGCTTCGCACCTATACTCCCGGTGATCGGCTGCAGGTCAACCTGCTGAGGGGGACAAGGGAAACCGAGGCGATCGTCCGACTGTCCAGCGTGCCGGACGGGTACGGTTTGAGTTACGGGGAGCGGGTGTTCGGCCTCGTCGTTCGAGGCGGCCGAGAGGGCGTGGTCGTCAGCCGGGTGGTGCCCGGGTCTGGGGCCGACGCCGTCGGTATCCTTCGGGGCGACCTGGTCGCGGAGGTGGCCGGAGAGCGGCTGGCTGCAGTGGAGGATTTCGACCGCCTGGTGGCGAAGAATGCCGGGCGGGAGCCCCTGGAATTTCTTATCGTCCGAGGAAGCCGGGGATATTACGTAAAACTGCCCTGA